In Tachysurus vachellii isolate PV-2020 chromosome 1, HZAU_Pvac_v1, whole genome shotgun sequence, a genomic segment contains:
- the spoplb gene encoding speckle-type POZ protein-like B, with amino-acid sequence MSTPSPSKHKVKLHKGRERTKLAMSRVPTPPPPGEMTSGPVAESWCYTQVKVVKFSYMWTINNFSFCREEMGEVLKSSTFSSGPNDKMKWCLRVNPKGLDDESKDYLSLYLLLVNCPKSEVRAKFKFSLLNAKREETKAMESQRAYRFVQGKDWGFKKFIRRDFLLDEANGLLPDDKLTLFCEVSVVQDSVNISGQSNMNMLKVPECQLADDLGSLWEGSRFTDCSLFVGGQEFKAHKSILAARSPVFNAMFEHKMEESKKNRVDISDVEPDVFREMMVFIYTDKAPNLEKMADHLLAAADKYALERLKVMCEEALCNSLSVENVADILILADLHSAEQLKTQAIDFINRCSVLRQLGCKDGKNWNSNHAADIMETAGWKAMIQSHPHLVAEAFRALASAQCPPFGLPRKRLKQS; translated from the exons ATGAGCACCCCTTCCCCCTCCAAACACAAG GTCAAGCTTCATAAGGGACGTGAGAGGACAAAGCTGGCCATGTCACGGGTCCCAACACCCCCCCCTCCAGGGGAGATGACCTCAGGACCTGTGGCAGAGAGCTGGTGTTACACACAG GTCAAAGTAGTGAAGTTCTCCTACATGTGGACCATAAACAACTTCAGTTTTTGCAGAGAGGAGATGGGCGAAGTGCTGAAAAGTTCCACCTTCTCTTCTGGTCCCAATGACAAAATGAAGTG GTGTTTAAGAGTAAATCCAAAAGGACTAGATGATGAGAGTAAAGATTATTTGTCCCTCTACTTACTGCTTGTAAACTGTCCAAAAAGTGAAGTGCGAGCAAAGTTCAAGTTCTCCCTGCTGAATGCCAAAAGAGAAGAAACTAAAGCCATGG AAAGTCAAAGAGCATATCGATTTGTCCAGGGAAAGGATTGGGGCTTCAAAAAGTTTATTAGGCGTGACTTCTTACTTGATGAAGCGAATGGACTTCTACCAGATGACAAGCTTACACTTTTCTGTGAG GTGAGTGTGGTGCAAGACTCGGTGAACATCTCCGGTCAATCCAACATGAACATGCTGAAGGTGCCTGAGTGTCAGCTGGCTGATGACCTGGGCAGCCTGTGGGAAGGTTCCAGGTTCACTGACTGTAGCCTGTTTGTGGGTGGACAGGAGTTTAAAGCACACAAATCCATCCTGGCAG CGAGGTCGCCAGTTTTCAATGCCATGTTTGAACACAAAATGGAAGAGAGTAAGAAG AACCGTGTGGACATCAGCGATGTGGAGCCGGATGTGTTTAGAGAAATGATGGTCTTTATCTACACAGACAAAGCTCCAAACCTGGAGAAGATGGCTGATCATCTGTTAGCTGCAGCGGACAAG TACGCTTTGGAGAGATTGAAGGTGATGTGTGAGGAGGCTTTGTGTAACAGTCTGTCTGTAGAAAACGTGGCAGACATCCTCATTCTAGCAGATCTGCACAGTGCAGAACAGCTCAAAACACAAGCCATAGACTTCATCAACAG ATGCAGCGTATTAAGACAACTGGGCTGTAAAGATGGGAAGAACTGGAATAGCAA TCATGCAGCAGACATAATGGAGACTGCAGGCTGGAAGGCCATGATCCAATCCCATCCTCACCTAGTGGCTGAAGCCTTTCGTGCCCTCGCCTCAGCCCAGTGCCCTCCGTTCGGCCTTCCCAGGAAACGGCTTAAACAGTCTTGA